In the Candidatus Saccharimonas aalborgensis genome, one interval contains:
- the obgE gene encoding GTPase ObgE, whose product MFVDTATVTIQAGKGGDGAVSFRHEIYVDKGGPDGGDGGRGGNVVFVATEQLNTLLNFRYKPELKAENGVNGSKKKMAGRWGTDLLVKVPVGTLVKREGVEIADLTYPGQEAIIAKGGGGGFGNAHFKSSTRQTPRMAELGEPGEGFVAELELKLLADVGLVGFPNAGKSTFLSVVSNARPEIADYPFTTLTPHLGVADSDGTSILIADIPGLIEGASEGKGLGDAFLRHVERTAVLLHLIDAYSDDVAAAYTTIRNELERYSPELVNRPEVIALTKCEGLDDEMIAMQRDTLCTVVSPSTDIFVISSQSHQGITEVLRALRVKVQQVRESDEPIKENQPEQPVVISLPDHAASARWKVEYDDENSVYRVTGEKIEKFAIRTNYDQFESLNRLRDIMKRLGIGHELARMGARGDSMIQIGDSPQFTLVEQ is encoded by the coding sequence ATGTTTGTCGATACAGCAACAGTGACAATACAGGCAGGCAAAGGCGGCGATGGTGCCGTCAGTTTTCGGCATGAGATTTATGTTGACAAGGGCGGTCCAGATGGCGGTGATGGGGGACGAGGTGGTAACGTGGTTTTTGTTGCCACAGAGCAGCTCAATACCCTGCTTAACTTTCGCTATAAGCCAGAGCTAAAGGCCGAAAACGGCGTCAATGGTAGCAAGAAAAAAATGGCCGGTCGATGGGGGACTGATCTGTTGGTCAAGGTGCCTGTCGGTACGCTCGTCAAGCGCGAGGGGGTGGAAATCGCCGATCTGACGTATCCAGGCCAAGAGGCAATTATTGCTAAGGGTGGTGGGGGTGGCTTTGGCAACGCGCACTTCAAATCATCGACTCGCCAAACTCCCCGTATGGCTGAACTTGGTGAGCCGGGCGAAGGTTTTGTGGCTGAGCTTGAACTAAAACTACTCGCAGACGTTGGCCTCGTCGGCTTTCCAAACGCAGGAAAATCGACGTTTCTCTCTGTTGTCAGCAATGCCCGTCCTGAGATCGCCGACTACCCATTTACGACCTTGACCCCCCATCTCGGTGTGGCAGATAGTGATGGTACAAGCATTCTGATCGCAGATATCCCTGGCTTGATCGAGGGCGCAAGCGAAGGAAAAGGTCTCGGCGATGCGTTCCTGCGTCATGTTGAGCGGACGGCGGTATTGCTGCATCTCATCGATGCCTACAGTGATGACGTGGCAGCCGCCTATACAACAATTCGAAACGAACTGGAGCGTTATAGTCCGGAACTTGTAAACCGACCTGAGGTAATAGCCCTGACAAAGTGCGAGGGTCTGGACGATGAAATGATTGCCATGCAACGAGATACGCTCTGCACGGTGGTCTCTCCTTCGACAGATATTTTTGTGATTTCCTCTCAGTCCCACCAGGGTATTACTGAGGTTTTACGGGCACTTCGTGTCAAAGTCCAGCAAGTCCGTGAGAGCGATGAACCAATAAAAGAGAATCAGCCTGAACAACCTGTTGTCATTAGTCTCCCAGATCACGCAGCGTCTGCACGCTGGAAAGTGGAATATGACGACGAGAACAGTGTTTATAGGGTAACCGGCGAAAAGATCGAAAAATTTGCTATCCGCACCAATTACGATCAATTCGAGAGTCTCAACCGTCTCCGTGATATCATGAAACGACTTGGTATCGGCCACGAATTGGCGCGTATGGGTGCGAGAGGCGACAGCATGATTCAGATTGGCGATTCGCCTCAGTTTACCCTGGTAGAGCAGTAA
- a CDS encoding LysM peptidoglycan-binding domain-containing protein produces the protein MALKQFKARVLTPISDTTRTEKRRSSSRFPFSLSSLSAYLGVFLLIVSVVAMTYQPPQRQALASTSGLTGNTALNDVSQPTVDSMLATSVGATIAERTELPVAGNVLSLSQSLSIENTLAQTDTNTISKPQIVQPTADGRTPQQYTTITGDTIPTIAQRYNISAQTVKWANNLTSDAVAPGKTLTIPPTDGILYTVKSGDTVDSIAAKYKADKQLLITYNDLEVTGTPVVGSRILIPGGDLPATEQPGYVAPRRAVTYNYNYATYSGGQANGTAYYWTAGTSPGNRYGTGQCTFYAYERRLQLGNPVGGMWGNANTWASAASSSYLVDGNPTPGAVMANGGGYGHVAIVESIVPGVSISISEMNGYRWGGGWNRVGFGIISWGEATSGMYKYIH, from the coding sequence ATGGCTCTGAAGCAATTCAAGGCCCGAGTGCTTACACCGATATCTGATACGACGCGGACTGAAAAACGCCGTTCGTCATCTCGTTTTCCGTTTTCGCTTTCGTCGCTCTCAGCTTATCTGGGAGTGTTTTTACTTATCGTATCTGTTGTAGCGATGACGTATCAGCCGCCACAGCGTCAGGCGTTAGCTTCTACAAGCGGTTTGACGGGCAACACCGCCCTCAATGATGTTTCTCAGCCTACGGTCGACTCTATGTTGGCAACAAGTGTAGGGGCGACGATTGCAGAGAGAACAGAGCTGCCGGTTGCTGGCAATGTGCTGAGCCTTTCTCAGTCTCTGTCGATCGAGAATACGCTTGCTCAAACTGACACCAATACCATCAGCAAGCCACAGATTGTGCAGCCAACAGCAGACGGACGCACGCCTCAGCAGTATACAACTATTACAGGTGACACAATTCCTACCATTGCCCAGCGATACAATATCTCGGCTCAGACGGTGAAATGGGCGAATAATCTTACTTCAGATGCTGTTGCCCCTGGAAAAACGCTTACTATTCCGCCAACTGACGGTATTTTGTACACTGTTAAGTCTGGGGATACAGTTGATAGTATTGCCGCGAAGTACAAGGCAGATAAACAGCTGCTTATCACCTATAATGATCTTGAGGTAACCGGAACTCCCGTGGTGGGTTCACGTATTCTTATTCCCGGTGGTGATTTACCGGCGACAGAACAGCCGGGTTACGTTGCACCACGACGCGCTGTTACCTATAACTACAATTACGCCACCTATAGCGGTGGTCAAGCAAATGGTACCGCCTACTACTGGACTGCAGGTACTTCCCCTGGCAACAGATACGGTACAGGTCAGTGTACCTTTTACGCCTATGAACGTCGTTTACAGCTGGGTAACCCGGTCGGCGGCATGTGGGGCAATGCTAACACCTGGGCTAGCGCGGCCTCGTCGAGCTATCTGGTCGACGGCAATCCTACTCCGGGAGCGGTGATGGCAAACGGCGGCGGCTACGGACACGTTGCAATTGTCGAAAGTATTGTACCTGGGGTATCGATCTCGATCTCGGAGATGAACGGGTATCGCTGGGGCGGCGGCTGGAATCGTGTTGGATTTGGTATAATCTCCTGGGGTGAAGCAACCAGCGGTATGTATAAATATATCCATTAG
- the mltG gene encoding endolytic transglycosylase MltG has protein sequence MDGFKRPVRKPSPTTPQPAPTQPTLAQLPRPVVSASRPPSSVGAPVRQKASPAPSRKSLKWLWLVAASFIVATAGASYAWYHEQLKPVDASDDRRVSVVIEQGSSSVQIARTLKSAHLIRDEFAFTLYIKLTRSELKAGSCRFAPRQSVQEIVDTLQKGCNDFKVITFYPGETLTASTFRPSGRDVTSQLIKYGFSREQITATLEASRKGPLFAGKPAGSSLEGYVFGETYYVPTDASPETVLSTAFDELYSQLQSNKLIDKYTARGLTLYQAITLASIVQRELGCSNKTTEASLKTCQENQRRIAQVFYRRLELGMTLGSDVTFIYGADKLGIPPSVDVDSPYNTRIHAGLPPGPIASPGLGALKAVADPAQGDDLFFLAGDDGVIYFAKTQSEHEANIQTHCQKLCSTL, from the coding sequence ATGGACGGATTTAAACGACCTGTGCGCAAGCCTTCTCCTACCACTCCCCAACCTGCACCAACTCAACCAACACTAGCACAATTACCGCGTCCGGTGGTTTCGGCTTCCCGTCCACCATCATCTGTCGGTGCACCCGTACGCCAGAAGGCAAGTCCAGCACCTTCCCGCAAAAGCCTAAAATGGCTTTGGCTCGTTGCAGCCAGCTTCATTGTAGCAACGGCGGGGGCATCCTATGCCTGGTACCATGAACAACTAAAACCCGTTGACGCTAGTGATGACCGACGCGTATCGGTTGTGATTGAGCAGGGCAGTAGTTCGGTACAGATCGCTCGCACGCTGAAAAGCGCGCATCTTATACGCGATGAGTTTGCGTTCACACTCTACATCAAGCTGACACGTAGCGAACTCAAGGCCGGTAGTTGTCGCTTTGCTCCTCGCCAGAGTGTACAGGAAATTGTCGATACGCTACAAAAGGGGTGTAATGATTTCAAAGTAATCACCTTTTATCCAGGCGAAACGCTCACAGCTTCGACATTCCGTCCGAGCGGGAGAGATGTTACGTCGCAGCTCATAAAATATGGTTTTTCTCGCGAACAGATAACGGCGACACTTGAAGCTTCAAGAAAGGGGCCTCTTTTCGCAGGTAAACCGGCCGGTAGTTCACTCGAGGGCTATGTGTTTGGAGAGACCTATTATGTGCCGACAGATGCCTCGCCAGAGACGGTCCTTAGCACTGCGTTTGATGAATTATATTCCCAGCTCCAGTCCAATAAATTGATCGATAAGTACACAGCGCGCGGTCTGACGCTCTATCAAGCCATCACCTTAGCGTCAATTGTTCAACGGGAACTTGGTTGCTCAAATAAGACTACTGAGGCGTCATTGAAAACCTGTCAAGAAAACCAACGACGTATCGCTCAGGTGTTTTATCGCCGTTTGGAACTTGGCATGACACTTGGCTCTGATGTGACGTTTATCTACGGGGCAGATAAGTTAGGCATCCCACCAAGCGTTGATGTCGATTCTCCCTATAATACTCGTATTCACGCTGGACTTCCTCCTGGACCGATCGCGTCACCGGGACTGGGCGCACTAAAGGCAGTGGCGGACCCTGCACAGGGTGATGACCTCTTCTTTCTGGCGGGAGACGATGGCGTAATTTACTTTGCAAAAACCCAATCTGAACATGAAGCGAATATTCAAACTCATTGTCAAAAACTCTGCAGCACCCTTTAG
- the ruvX gene encoding Holliday junction resolvase RuvX, whose amino-acid sequence MASSTTLLALDVGEKRIGVAIAQSNIRIAIAYDTLLVDGSELEQITRIVNQEKVSTIIVGYPRNQSGETTQQTKSVEAFAKKIESIGKEVIFQDESLTSVKAEEIVRSRGKPYQKGDIDALAASLILQDYLEQQYGRI is encoded by the coding sequence ATGGCATCTAGCACCACCCTGCTTGCCCTCGATGTCGGCGAGAAACGCATAGGGGTGGCGATCGCACAGAGCAACATTCGTATTGCTATTGCCTACGATACACTTTTGGTCGACGGTAGCGAATTAGAGCAAATAACACGTATCGTCAACCAAGAAAAAGTGAGTACGATCATTGTCGGCTACCCACGCAATCAATCAGGAGAGACAACGCAGCAGACCAAGAGTGTTGAAGCATTTGCAAAAAAAATCGAATCGATAGGAAAAGAGGTGATCTTTCAGGATGAGTCGTTGACAAGTGTTAAAGCTGAAGAGATAGTGAGATCACGTGGCAAACCCTATCAAAAGGGTGATATCGATGCTCTCGCGGCGAGCCTCATATTGCAAGATTATTTGGAGCAACAGTATGGACGGATTTAA
- a CDS encoding baseplate J/gp47 family protein translates to MQKDVLYIDVEDDITAIIGKVKAAKQKVVALVPPKRVGAIQSAVNLKLVQRAATHEGKHLVIISNNAALVALASNAGIPVAKNLQSKPEMPEIPVLEIDDGEDIIDGTEVLSEKAPTSATPVAGGVGAAAVAATLPDGDEKEDTPVVRQSASKVPNFDRFRKKLFLIIGCVAALILFLVWAIIFAPSARVIITARTTDTALNSRVTLTATAGTDLKAGTIKAETKTLKKDISIPFTATGKKDVGDKAIGSVKFSHQSLSATTIPAGTQLTSTGGLIFVTDTAVSVPASTFGPGCFPTACAGTATGSVTAAESGTKYNAATGSLSGSGMTATFSGATSGGTDKTVTAVQQSDIDAVQGQVTQSSTGDEAKKQLVSDFGSDYIIVESSFKTDAAAVKASPAVGAEAPDGKGALAGSVGYSLTAISKSEATKYLDAYFAQQIDGKTDQKVYDNGLAALSLTNVNAVDNGNFTASISTNGKVGPRIDENAIKEFAKGRKYGEIQSRVQAVNGIESADIKFSPFWVNQAPNDTRRIQVEFKVNGI, encoded by the coding sequence ATGCAAAAAGACGTACTTTATATTGATGTCGAAGATGATATTACTGCCATCATCGGCAAAGTAAAGGCGGCAAAACAAAAGGTTGTCGCGCTTGTTCCTCCAAAAAGAGTGGGGGCGATTCAGAGTGCAGTCAACCTCAAACTCGTTCAGCGTGCGGCAACACACGAAGGCAAACATCTTGTTATTATTTCCAATAACGCGGCGCTGGTAGCGCTCGCGAGCAACGCCGGTATCCCAGTAGCAAAAAATCTCCAAAGTAAGCCAGAAATGCCCGAGATACCCGTGCTTGAGATTGACGATGGCGAGGATATCATCGATGGGACTGAAGTGCTATCTGAGAAAGCTCCAACATCAGCAACACCTGTCGCAGGTGGTGTCGGCGCGGCAGCGGTGGCCGCAACCTTGCCCGATGGTGACGAAAAAGAGGATACCCCAGTCGTCAGACAGTCAGCCTCAAAAGTGCCAAATTTCGATAGATTTCGCAAAAAATTATTTCTTATCATTGGCTGCGTCGCAGCACTCATACTTTTTTTGGTCTGGGCGATCATCTTTGCTCCATCGGCGCGTGTTATTATCACCGCTCGCACTACTGATACGGCATTGAATAGCCGCGTAACACTGACGGCGACAGCAGGCACTGATCTAAAAGCCGGAACCATAAAAGCCGAGACCAAGACTCTCAAAAAAGATATTTCGATACCGTTTACAGCGACAGGCAAGAAGGACGTCGGTGATAAGGCCATAGGAAGCGTTAAGTTCTCGCATCAGTCGTTGAGTGCAACAACCATCCCGGCTGGAACACAATTAACCAGCACGGGAGGGCTTATCTTTGTTACTGATACAGCGGTGAGTGTTCCTGCGAGCACCTTTGGTCCAGGATGTTTCCCGACTGCTTGTGCCGGAACCGCTACGGGTAGTGTGACCGCTGCCGAAAGCGGCACCAAGTACAATGCCGCCACTGGCAGCCTATCGGGTTCAGGGATGACGGCTACCTTTAGTGGCGCTACTTCTGGCGGTACCGACAAAACTGTCACTGCCGTACAGCAGAGCGATATCGATGCCGTACAGGGTCAGGTGACACAGTCTTCGACCGGTGATGAAGCAAAGAAACAACTGGTCAGTGACTTCGGGAGCGATTATATTATCGTCGAAAGTTCATTCAAAACAGATGCTGCTGCGGTAAAAGCGAGTCCCGCTGTCGGAGCCGAGGCTCCCGATGGTAAGGGTGCATTGGCTGGGAGTGTGGGATATTCTCTGACCGCTATCTCCAAGAGTGAGGCCACAAAGTATCTCGATGCCTATTTTGCACAGCAAATCGATGGCAAAACAGACCAGAAAGTATATGACAATGGCCTTGCTGCGCTGTCACTCACAAATGTCAATGCGGTCGATAACGGTAATTTCACCGCATCTATCTCAACGAATGGTAAGGTGGGCCCAAGAATTGATGAAAACGCCATCAAAGAGTTTGCAAAGGGCAGGAAATACGGTGAGATTCAATCGCGCGTCCAGGCAGTCAACGGCATCGAGAGTGCTGATATCAAGTTTTCGCCGTTTTGGGTAAACCAAGCCCCAAATGACACCAGGCGTATACAGGTTGAGTTTAAGGTAAATGGCATCTAG
- a CDS encoding cell division FtsA domain-containing protein — translation MVLDTFKQTLSKFATKSKPGDDVIVGLDIGTEYVKALIARVKGDAIEIMGVGRMHQELADMHSGAIADIAGVVKNCEAALAEAETEAGVRGKHVVIGIAGELVKGVTHTIRYRRPQPDRPLDESEMEFIIEKVQTRAAAKAQKQIALETGNDDVEVKLVNSALVSIHIDGYKVSNPIGFQGKDVAVQIYTAFAPMVHIGALERVADELALELIAVAAEPFAVSRSVLGTDANSSFTAILADVGGGTTDIAVVNDGGVEGTKMFGIGGRSFTNTIAGDMNISYDQAEKLKVNIDNEHVKESVKKDVEQAIDKTLEVWLAGVELALGEFDSIDHLPNRILLCGGGASLEQLVKALETRQWYKELPFTKRPSVQRIRPSEVAGITDMTAKASDHTYITAMGLLRVGYDTMIGTSNADSLKEKLNRMLRI, via the coding sequence ATGGTACTTGATACATTCAAGCAAACACTATCTAAATTCGCCACGAAGTCCAAACCCGGGGACGACGTCATTGTTGGGTTAGACATCGGTACTGAATATGTCAAGGCGCTCATCGCTCGTGTTAAGGGCGATGCAATTGAAATCATGGGTGTCGGGCGAATGCACCAGGAGCTAGCGGACATGCACTCTGGGGCGATCGCAGATATTGCGGGTGTCGTCAAAAACTGCGAAGCAGCGCTTGCCGAAGCTGAGACCGAGGCGGGTGTGCGTGGTAAGCATGTTGTGATCGGTATCGCTGGCGAACTAGTCAAAGGTGTCACACACACAATTCGCTATCGTCGTCCTCAGCCAGATCGACCGCTCGACGAATCTGAAATGGAATTCATTATCGAAAAAGTCCAAACTCGTGCTGCCGCAAAAGCCCAAAAGCAAATAGCACTCGAGACAGGTAATGACGATGTCGAGGTGAAGTTAGTCAACTCGGCACTTGTCAGTATTCATATTGATGGTTACAAAGTGAGCAATCCGATTGGGTTTCAGGGCAAAGATGTAGCGGTGCAGATATATACCGCATTTGCTCCGATGGTGCATATTGGTGCACTCGAACGGGTTGCTGATGAGTTGGCGCTCGAACTAATAGCGGTGGCCGCTGAACCCTTTGCCGTTAGTCGCAGTGTGCTGGGCACCGATGCCAATAGTTCATTTACTGCTATCTTGGCAGATGTTGGTGGCGGAACGACCGATATCGCAGTGGTAAACGACGGCGGGGTCGAGGGGACAAAAATGTTTGGAATCGGCGGCCGTAGTTTCACCAATACGATTGCTGGTGATATGAATATTTCCTATGATCAGGCCGAAAAGCTAAAGGTCAATATTGATAACGAGCATGTCAAAGAATCAGTCAAAAAAGATGTCGAGCAGGCCATCGACAAAACACTTGAGGTATGGCTGGCAGGTGTCGAATTAGCACTTGGAGAGTTTGATTCGATTGACCACCTGCCAAATCGCATTTTACTCTGTGGAGGCGGCGCGAGCCTTGAACAGCTCGTAAAAGCGCTCGAAACGCGCCAGTGGTATAAGGAGCTACCTTTTACCAAGCGTCCGTCTGTTCAACGAATTCGCCCGAGTGAAGTAGCGGGAATCACAGATATGACAGCAAAGGCAAGCGACCACACGTATATCACTGCCATGGGCCTGCTAAGGGTCGGATATGATACAATGATAGGCACTAGTAACGCTGATTCGCTCAAAGAAAAGCTAAATCGGATGCTACGAATATAG